Proteins encoded together in one Tripterygium wilfordii isolate XIE 37 chromosome 14, ASM1340144v1, whole genome shotgun sequence window:
- the LOC120015660 gene encoding LOW QUALITY PROTEIN: receptor-like kinase TMK4 (The sequence of the model RefSeq protein was modified relative to this genomic sequence to represent the inferred CDS: inserted 2 bases in 1 codon), with protein MGHRKTLLFSLLLLLSLLYAPATADDTTAIXKLASALQPTPAGWSTKPPLAYCNGNWRGVKCDSSNSVASINLANSKLTGTLPVELSTMYQLESLSLQGNSLSGDLPSFANLTNLQMVYLDGNNFSSVPTGCFEGLTSLQTLSLGENRNLAPWLFPQELTGSSSLTTLVLNRVNLYGIIPDIFASFLNLQNVRLSYNNLTGPLPRSFGGSKIQKLLLNNQNTGLSGPIDVLSSMTQLVTAWLHKNQFSGPIPDLSKCEALFDLQLRENLLSGIVPQSLMNLPSLKNVTLSNNKLQGPFPVFPPTVTTVEITGTNNFCADEGITCDPQVMTLLAVAGGFGYPITLSDSWDRNNACQGWAFVSCNSQGRVITVNLAKQQLSGRISPAIGNLTDLKNLYLQNNNLTGPIPDSLTKLDELVNFDVSNNNLSGKIPVFPSGVKLVKDGNPLLGTNVSPGDGGSPGSSSDTTPGWSTPAGLSGSQNSLSGVVIASVVIGVVIFIVVVMFVLYNYCVKKRPGKFGRVENREDGKAAAKNGMNGTGGGQTDFQSQSSGNHSDRNILDGGNVVISIEVLRQVTNNFNEDNILGRGGFGVVYKGELHDGTQIAVKRMESTVMGTKGLNEFQAEIVVLSKVRHRHLVALLGYCINRNERLLVYECMPQGTLGQHLFEWRELGYSPLTWKQRVTIALDVARGVEYLHGLAQQSFIHRDLKPSNILLGDEMRAKVSDFGLVRNAPEGKYSVETRLAGTFGYLAPEYAATGRVTTKVDVYAFGVVLMEIITGRKALDDTMPDDNPHLVTWFRRALINKKSFSKAIDESLNPDEETMASINRVAELAGHCTAREPYQRPDMGHAVNILGPLVEQWKPSSQEDESFGIDTNMSLPQAVQMWMADESTSTMYDTSYAQTQPSLPSKPSEFNTFSSTGR; from the exons ATGGGTCACCGTAAAACTCTCCtcttttctctcctcctcctcctctctttgTTATACGCCCCCGCCACCGCCGATGATACCACCGCCAT AAAGCTCGCCTCCGCCCTCCAGCCTACCCCCGCCGGCTGGTCCACCAAGCCTCCCTTAGCTTATTGCAATGGCAATTGGAGGGGCGTCAAATGTGACTCCTCCAACAGTGTTGCCTCCATTAATCTCGCCAATTCAAAGCTCACCGGCACTCTGCCGGTGGAGCTGTCTACGATGTACCAGCTCGAGTCACTGTCTCTTCAAGGAAACTCTCTGTCCGGTGACCTACCTTCCTTCGCGAATCTCACAAATCTGCAGATGGTTTATCTTGACGGCAACAACTTCTCCTCCGTTCCTACTGGTTGTTTTGAAGGTCTCACTTCGTTGCAAACCCTCAGCCTCGGCGAGAATCGGAATCTTGCGCCCTGGTTGTTCCCTCAGGAGTTGACGGGGTCGTCGAGTCTCACCACTCTGGTTCTCAATAGAGTTAACTTGTACGGTATTATACCTGATATCTTCGCCTCCTTCCTCAATTTGCAGAATGTGAGGCTCTCGTACAACAATCTCACTGGGCCTTTGCCGCGTTCGTTCGGAGGATCGAAGATTCAAAAGTTGTTGCTCAATAATCAGAATACTGGCTTATCTGGGCCCATCGATGTGTTATCGTCTATGACGCAGTTGGTCACGGCGTGGCTGCATAAGAACCAGTTCAGTGGTCCGATCCCGGACCTCTCCAAATGTGAGGCTCTTTTCGATTTACAGCTCCGTGAGAATTTGCTCTCCGGGATTGTACCTCAGTCGCTGATGAATCTTCCCAGCTTGAAGAACGTTACTCTGTCCAACAACAAATTGCAGGGCCCGTTTCCTGTTTTCCCACCGACTGTCACCACTGTGGAAATTACTGGAACCAATAACTTCTGTGCGGACGAAGGCATTACTTGTGATCCGCAAGTAATGACATTACTAGCGGTTGCAGGGGGGTTTGGGTACCCAATTACGCTGTCTGATTCTTGGGATAGGAACAATGCATGCCAAGGCTGGGCTTTCGTCTCCTGCAACTCCCAGGGGAGAGTCATCACAGTGAATCTCGCAAAGCAGCAGCTCTCAGGGAGGATCTCTCCTGCAATTGGGAATCTCACGGACCTGAAGAATCTGTATCTGCAGAATAATAACTTGACGGGTCCAATTCCAGATAGCTTGACTAAATTAGATGAGCTAGTCAATTTTGATGTCTCGAATAACAATCTCTCTGGGAAAATCCCAGTGTTTCCGTCTGGTGTGAAGCTGGTTAAAGATGGTAATCCTCTGCTTGGGACTAATGTGAGCCCTGGAGATGGAGGAAGTCCAGGTTCCAGCAGTGACACAACACCAGGTTGGAGTACACCTGCAGGACTTAGTGGTTCTCAGAACAGTTTATCAGGTGTTGTTATTGCCAGCGTTGTTATTGGTGTTGTGATTTTCATTGTTGTTGTAATGTTTGTGCTGTATAACTATTGTGTCAAGAAGCGACCTGGTAAATTTGGGAGGGTGGAAAATAGGGAAGATGGCAAGGCAGCTGCTAAGAATGGTATGAATGGGACTGGTGGTGGCCAGACCGATTTTCAGAGCCAGAGCAGTGGTAATCACAGTGATCGTAATATTTTAGATGGAGGAAATGTTGTAATTTCAATTGAAGTTTTACGACAGGTGACAAATAATTTCAATGAGGATAATATTTTGGGTAGGGGAGGCTTTGGGGTCGTTTATAAAGGAGAGTTACATGATGGGACTCAAATTGCTGTGAAGAGAATGGAATCTACAGTTATGGGTACGAAAGGATTGAATGAGTTTCAGGCAGAGATTGTTGTGCTTTCTAAGGTTAGACATAGGCATTTGGTTGCCCTTTTGGGCTACTGTATAAATAGGAATGAGAGGCTTTTAGTATATGAGTGCATGCCACAGGGAACTTTAGGGCAACATTTGTTTGAATGGCGTGAGCTGGGATACTCTCCCCTTACTTGGAAGCAGAGGGTTACAATTGCATTAGATGTTGCACGTGGAGTGGAATACCTGCACGGCTTGGCGCAGCAAAGTTTCATCCACAGAGACTTAAAGCCTTCTAACATACTTCTTGGGGATGAAATGAGAGCTAAAGTTTCAGATTTCGGTTTGGTTAGAAATGCACCTGAAGGGAAGTATTCTGTTGAGACAAGATTGGCAGGAACATTCGGGTATCTTGCACCCGAGTATGCTG CTACTGGGAGGGTGACCACGAAAGTTGATGTATATGCATTTGGAGTGGTTTTGATGGAGATTATCACTGGTAGAAAAGCTTTGGATGACACCATGCCAGACGATAATCCTCACTTAGTCACATGGTTCCGTAGGGCCCTAATTAACAAAAAGAGTTTTTCAAAGGCTATAGACGAATCTCTCAACCCTGATGAGGAGACAATGGCAAGCATCAACAGAGTGGCCGAGCTTGCAGGTCATTGCACCGCTCGTGAGCCATACCAGAGACCCGATATGGGGCATGCAGTCAACATTTTGGGTCCTTTGGTAGAGCAATGGAAGCCTTCCAGTCaagaagatgaaagctttggTATTGACACTAACATGAGCCTTCCTCAAGCTGTTCAGATGTGGATGGCTGATGAAAGTACTTCCACAATGTATGATACATCGTACGCTCAAACCCAACCAAGCCTTCCCTCAAAACCATCAGAGTTTAACACGTTTTCTTCAACTGGGCGGTGA